The nucleotide sequence aaaaaaatttatgatgaaATTGAACTCAAGATTAAATGAGCATATTTCCCTTATATGCTAGTCTTCAATTCATATTGTtcttattaatttaattatttcaaaCTCAAATACCAAGGTacaatcaatttttaaatttaaaaataatattcgaTTACTATCAATATATAATACCGACcattaattataaataaagaaaaaGCATAAGTTAACCATTTGCATAAGTTAAGAATTATATAaccacaaaaaaaatcataattctcCCTATTCATCACATAAACTAAAGCAAAAGCAAAGAGAAGTAAAAGCCAAGTGTAAGTcactatttctcctcctttgcaatgataaaaaaaaaacacaagtgTTGTGagaaactttgagccgtggcctcagggccgacacggctcggttcgggtccggacgacgaggatctccctggggcgttcctcgagcctgctgaggcggtcgggtgcgatgtccgatcgggacggtgtagccgtctcctccgggcaggaactcctcgtctacgcgtccggaggggaccttcggcttcgcacctgcacgaaggtcgggccgaggtgctcggcccgacccctccgacgatcaagttagccgatgtggagggggtttcagatgaagaagtgtttttgtgcGTCTatccctcctcctctctctgatgaacgagagggtatttatagggaagcttgctGCTTCCTAAGCTGCCCGCTtgtagggggcaggctggtagcgtctgactttgtattggcgtggcgtgaagaattaagctttggcaggatgttaatgtgcctcggtcggcgttccgatctgcattgaccaggtgctgttgcgtgaggcgtcatctgacgtcagccgagtcttatcataattactatcctcatcaacaAATTACTTGGTTGTGATAATCCCAAATACCTAAATAAAGTATaaaaatatgcataaaatatcaagattttgatGAATAATCTGTATCTCAGTCAAAATCTTATCCTAACAAAGCTCAAGGCTATCTAGTTGAGCttctattaaataaaaatataaagagaGAGCTGCATATGTTGGAGGTATTGCCTTAAAAGAGATTAGTAAAAGGTGAATAATTATCCCTATACATAAGTGTATTAGGCTAGAGTGGAGAAGGGTCAGTTTTCTTaggtaatctaatccatatttcaTTAATTACATAACATTTTATTCTTCTTAATAGGTTTATATTATGATATTGAATCTATTTGATTTTAGAAACTTTTTCTCCAATTGTAAGAATTGATACAATTAAAACATTATTAACATTGATAGCTCAAAAAAATGATAAGCTTATCAATTTAATGTTAAATCAACTTTCTTGAATTAAAAATTATAAGAGGAGGTTTAGTTTAATCAACTTGAAGGATTTGAAATTAAATGACAGTAAGATGAAGTCTACAAGTTAGAGAAAGCATTATAACGATTTGAAACAAGCATTGAGGGCATAGTAAAGTATAATCAACAATTACTTTCTTTAACACAACTTtcaaaaaactatatatatatatatatatatatatatatatatatatatatatatatatatatatatatatatatatatatatatatatatatataaataaaagcctAGGTATGCAAATTCTCATCGTTTGTTTGTATATGAATGATATGATTTATACTAAAAATTCAATGGATATGTTTGTTGAATTTCAAAAAAGTATGATGTTAGAATCGAAATGTCTGATTTTGGGTTTTTACATTATTTcaggaaataaaaattatttaagatgcaaataattttttttttgtgctaaGAAAAATGTACTagagatttattaaaatattttcatgTGATAGCTTGTAAGCTAATGAGTACTACAATGAATACAAATGATAAATTTATGTTAGATGATAGAGTTAAAAAAATAGATGAGAAATAGTATAACAATTTAATTGGATGGCTAATTTATTTCATATATTCAAGGCCAAATATTATGTTTATAGTTAGCTTGTTCTCCATATTCAGATACATGAATAACTCTAGCAAGTATCACTTTGAAAGAACTGAAAGAGTTTTTAGATATATTAAGGAAACTCTCAATTATATTATTCGTTATAGttagataaaatattttcaattataCTCTTATATTAATATTGACTCTATTGATTGTATAGATGATGAAAGAAGCATTTTAGAATTTGTACTTAGTCATGGCTCAAGGGTaattttatggataataaaaaattaagaatGTATTGTTCTTTCAAAATTGAAGGCAAAATATATAGTGACTATAAGCATAACGTGCCAAACAATTTGGCTtcaaaaaattctaaattatctTCAAGAAAAATAAGGTAGATAAACTAAAATCTGTTATTACAATGATAAAAAAATCTTGTCTATTATAGACACACCAAACATACTGAAGTTTAACATTATTTCATTCGTGAATTAGTGGATAAAGGAAAAAGATAAATTTGCCTACATATTTGCTAAAGCTTTagctaatttattttttatttttttgaagacaACTCtaaattataactattttgaATTAAGAAAGTGTGACAAAACTAATCTAACACTAATGAGATGAGTGGATGAACATGAATTGGAATATTATATCTAGGTGGGTTGTTTTATATGTGTGagtatttttatcttttgttttaaaAAACTTAGAGTTACTTCTTTTGTTGCTATAGATGTATGTTATTAGATGAATCTAAAGGACTATAATTTGAAAGTACTTATTCtcctgaaaatattctatctaTTATATTCTTTCTTTTCCAAAGTTATGTAGGAAAGCAATAGTGTAGAATTTGAGTTCTCAATATAAGCTAGGAGGAGTCTCTTCGTCGAGATTCTCATGTTAGTCCTTCATTCGATTTTCTTTCAATATCGAAGCGAGTGCTAAAGTCAATATGTTAATGTTAAATATGATTATTTTACATCATTCATTTGATTTTCTTATAATATCTTATAGTGCCAATATGTTGATCTCAAATATGATTATCATACACTCCAAATGCGATCGATCCATCCAAGTCCAAACATGCAACTCATTTTGATGGAGTAAAGATGATTCAACTTAAGCATCCAAGTTGTAAGATGATATTATTGCATGTTCAATAAGCTCCTTTCCCATTTAAATTAGTCGATTTGAAAAGTAAATATCTCAAGAATTTCTATTACTGAAGAGAaggccctatatatatatatatatatatatatatatatatatatatatatatatatatatatatatatatatatatatatatatataactaacgtGGATAATGATGTTGATCAAATGCTAGCATTTATTTATTAGGGAAAAACATCAAATCTCTCTTATTGTCGTCTTTTATCGAGTCATAAGTGAAGGTTTTACACACGTTATCTTCACGTCAGTATTGCGTTGCGTTGCGCATAGGCAACATTGCATTCACCGATTGGACAGAAGAAGTTATATACTCTTCTTCTTCCTGAAAGGGCTCAGAATTTTGGTTTCTTGTGATCCAATGCCACTTCAATCCGTAACAAGTTATTTACTCTCCACCCATCCGTAACCAGATGGCCGGCCACCTACCAATGTGGGGTCCGCCATTGTATGTAATATGGTAATCTTTCTAGTTCGGATAAAACGGGGTCCACCACGCAACGTGATAAATTTTGTTTGTTTCGAGTTGTACAAAAAATAATGCTTCGTCACCAATCCAATTAGGATCCCAAGCTCTGATCCGATTGCATCTCAGCATATAATATGACATGCAGCATCATAAATTAGCCTTTATATGATCACACATATAAAACAATTAATATGAGCTAAACTATTTGTCCTAATTACAAGAAAATTAATATAACTAAgttatatcatatatttaataatagTAAATATTTCGGGCCCACTCCAGCTGAACTTACTtcctaaaaagggaatgcatttcctAGGACAAGTCACCGTGTGACAGGATGGCTGGCCCACACCTGTCCACCCGTCCGACTGTAACAAACTATTATACGGCAAGCTTTGCTACGCTTCAGGCGTCGCCAAGTCGCCGCGTGATGTACGCGAACGGACGGTTCTTAACGCGCCTCCCCAAGCGGAGTAGTCGGTGGAACGACACGTGGCGAGAAATCAGCGGAGTGGTCTCACTGAGGCAATGTGCCCACCGTGTCACCAGATCCGCGTTTCGGGCCATTAAATATACGTCCCTCTTCTCCGCCCCCACTCACCACTCTTCGCCATCCTCTGCGATCCGTTGCCCCGAGAAGATGTCGACGCTGACGTTTCCCGGTTCCCTTCCTTCCCCCGCCGACGACTGCGAGCAGCTTCACAAGGCCTTCCAAGGTTCGTTGTTTCCCTTTCTTCGTCGTCGATCCACACGCGCACGACAAAGAAGCTTAGGGTTTCGATTCCGTTCTCACGAACCTATAAGTCTCACGGATCCGATCCGATCCTTCACCTGGACCAGGATGGGGCACCAACGAGGGCTTGATCATCTCCGTCCTCGCCCACCGCCCGGCCGCCCACCGTCGCGAGATCCGCCGAGCCTACGCCGAGATCTACGGCGAGGACCTCCTCAAGGCCCTCGACAAGGAACTCACCCGAGACTTCGAGGTCGCCTCCACCTACCTCTGTTGCTTTCTGCTTGCGTTAAAGATATCTCCTTTGTCACTTATTTTTGTCGGGTTTTGGTTTGGAGCGCAGAGGGCGGTGCTGCTATGGGTGCTGGACGCCGCGGAGAGGGACGCCGTGCTGGCGAATGAGGTCGTGAGGAAGTGGAGCCCTGGAAACCGGGTGTTGATTGAGATCGCTGTGGCGAGGACGGCGGACGAGCTGTTTGCGGCCAAGCGGGCTTACCAAGCTCGATTCAAGCGGAGCCTCGAGGAAGACGTCGCCGCACATACTAATGGAGATTTCAGAAAGGTGAATGGCCAATGTGATTGTTGCttctcatcttgcttgatctattATTTGCTTAGTAGTGATCACACTGAAATTTGCTTCCTTGATCCAAATTTTATCTCTATTATGTTATGCATTCTCTAGAATGGCAAATGCCATGTTCTGTTTCATTGTGGGTTAAAGAGAGatctaaatattaactttcattgtTCGCTACCATATAGAGAGTGATTACTGAGCTTTTGTGCATGTGTGGAACTGGGAATTAAAGTTGACAATTTAATGTTGGCAAGTAATAATCTTCTGTAGAATTCTCTCTCTTTTGGAATTGATTCATATGTGATTTATCAACAAAGCTTAAGGATTTTAATGGATTATTTCTAGTTGTAATTGCCATTCAGTCCACCTTCAATGCTGTTGACATTGTACTAATTTCAAGGAACAATCTTTTGGATCATTTTGTTGGTGGGGATTTTAGGCATAATTTTAACAACAACAAATTAATTGGTTGTATTTTTTTCGCCTAAGTGTGATTTTATGCAATCTGAATATGCTTATCCACAGAGACATGAAGcagttgtttgtgtgtgtatgtttaGTGTGCTGCTGCATGTGATTGCGCTTCAATGTCAAAAACTTATTATTCTAATGTCTTTTCTTTATGTTTTGCAACTGGAGGGTTATTCATTCAAAAATCTGAAGAATTAAAATGCTAGATAGTGGCAGATTCAGAGAGAACTCTATTTGTGTACTCCTTTGGCTATTTAATGTCCTTCACTTATATCACTTTCTGTCTTCTTTTATGTACTCCTTTGCAACAGCAGAGTCATCCATTCATGTTAATCTAAAGAACAAAAATGTTAGATGATGCCATGCTTTAACAGAACTTCATAGATAAATTTGGAGTCTGACCATATGTATCAATACCTATTATGAATGAAAGTCTTAGAAACCAAATGTCAAGAAAAGACCCCTCTCGAAGCAAGACTATTTAGGATCGACTATTTACATTATAATTCATGACAGTGATGTATATAATGATGACTGCTATTTCAGGTTGGCTACATGGGTGATGTAGCCATGCTTGTACAGAACTTCATAGATAAATTTGGAGTCTGACCATATGTATCAATACCTATTATGAATGAAAGTCTTAGAAACCAAATGTCAACAAAAGATCTCTCTCGAAGCAAGACTATTTAGGATCAACTATTTACATTATAATTCATGACAGTTATCTGTATAATGATGACTGCTATTTCAGGTTGGCTACATGGGTCCACCTAGTAGTTAGTTGCAtatgtttttcatccaaattgaTGACATATTGATGTACATGATCTTGCATTATATTGGATGCTTGTTTAATTTTTTGTGAGAAGGTTTAGAGTTCTTCAATTGTTGCACTTCTTAAACTTACTTGGTAAGTTACATGTTTTGTAGCTGCTTGTTCCACttgtaagttcatatcgttatgaGGGATCTGAAGTGAACACATCCTTGGCGAAATCAGAGGCTAAGATGCTGCATGAGAAGATTAAGGGTAAGGATTACAACCATGAAGAAGTTATTAGGATCCTCACAACAAGGAGCAAAGCACAACTGCTTGCAACATTCAATGACTACAAGAATCAGTTTGGTAATCCAATTAATAAGGTATGTACCACTTATCAGTTTGGTCATCCAATCAACACTCACTGTTTCAACGCAATCTGTCAATTTGACTCGCCTATAGCTATATACAAACAATTCTTTGCTACAAGTTAATTTTGACTATCATGTCACTTCACATTTTATTTTGACATTCTTCTACCTATTCCAAGTGTTTGTGGTTCCCTTCCTATATCCATATGTTGCCATCTCCATTCATTAGTCATACAGCATAtgcaaatattttgattctctaaTTATATGACCTTCACACTCTACATTATGTTTTTACTGGTCATTCTCAGGATTTGAAGTCTGATCCAAAGAATGAGTTCCTATCAGTGTTAAGGGCCATCATACGCTGCATCACATGCCCCGAAAGATATCTTGAGAAGGTTATTCGACTCGCCATTAACAAGATGGGAACTGATGAGGGGTCTCTTACTCGAGTCATAACAACTCGTGCTGAGGTGGACATGAAACAGATAAAAGAGCTGTACCATAAGAGGAACAGCGCGACACTCTATCGCGCCGTAAAAAAAGATACTACTGGTGATTATGAGGACTTCCTCCTTGCATTGATTGGACATGATGATGCCTGAGTTAGTTGTTGTGATGAATAAGGTCTTGGTGTGTGTTAGTGAGACACCACCATTATCCTCAGGTACAAATCACTTGGTGTGTGCTGAGTTGTGAACCTGAATTATGCATCAACTTCTTTCCTACTTCTACACTTTGAGTTACCAATTGTGGTTCCTTTTCCAAGTCTCGTCCACATGCAAAttat is from Musa acuminata AAA Group cultivar baxijiao chromosome BXJ3-8, Cavendish_Baxijiao_AAA, whole genome shotgun sequence and encodes:
- the LOC103994831 gene encoding annexin Gh1; this encodes MSTLTFPGSLPSPADDCEQLHKAFQGWGTNEGLIISVLAHRPAAHRREIRRAYAEIYGEDLLKALDKELTRDFERAVLLWVLDAAERDAVLANEVVRKWSPGNRVLIEIAVARTADELFAAKRAYQARFKRSLEEDVAAHTNGDFRKLLVPLVSSYRYEGSEVNTSLAKSEAKMLHEKIKGKDYNHEEVIRILTTRSKAQLLATFNDYKNQFGNPINKDLKSDPKNEFLSVLRAIIRCITCPERYLEKVIRLAINKMGTDEGSLTRVITTRAEVDMKQIKELYHKRNSATLYRAVKKDTTGDYEDFLLALIGHDDA